A segment of the Marinomonas posidonica IVIA-Po-181 genome:
AAATTGTATTTCTTAATATCTCTAACAAGCATTTCATTATTAGGCAAAGAGGTATTATTCATTATATTAGTGGTTGTATCCCATCCTGAATTCCCCACGTATAAACTTCTCTATTCTTTGAATTAATAACGACAAGTTCATGAAATGAGTTAATACTGGCATAAAGAGAAAAAAATCGACTTAGTATTGTTCCAAATTGATACAGACTACCCTCGGAAGAAAAATAGTCTAAATCGAGCTCAATGGTAGATCGTAAACCTCTTACCGCCATACCATAGATAATACGGTCTGTTGGTTCCGTCTCAACGCTCAAAATACCATTTAATCTTTGTTTGGATATCTTTTCAGCCTGACGATTTACAAGCGCCTTAAAATCATACGCTCGAAGAATTGAGCTAAGTGCATCTTTTGAAAGCAAAGACAAATAATTAAGTGAAAGATTCGATATCAAGGTCCATAACAAACTACCGTCAAGCACTGGTCTTAATGGCGCGGTAGGTATTACAATGTTTTCAAACGTTGCAAAGGTAGGAGAAGAATCTGTTGTAATACAAATATCTTTAAGGCCAAGTTCTACTGGCAATTGACGATTTGTACACGTTAATTTAATGGATACAGCCTCATCAAAATTATATGCATTAGATTCGTCCCCTCTTATAAATGAAATGTGTCGATCAAAGCCATCTTTCTTTATACTTTCCTTTACTCTGGCACGATAATAAAGCGCTTCGCGATTTCTCACTCTTTCAACTTCATGCTGAAAACTTTCAAATTCAGAGTAAACCCTTTTTCCGCTTTTTACTCTTGACTCACTATTTTTACTATGCTGCCAACCTGCGACTTCATTTATACTAAATATTTCATAATGATTAGGAGACACGCTAGAGGGAATGATTTTGTATTCGGTCTTTAATCCAGTCAGATCAATTGGATCTGCATCGTGATCAAACAAATTAATAATAGGTGTGCAGTATAGCTGAAACAGTTCTTCTGAAACTTTAACACCAGTATCGATGGTTTTATTAAAATGTAACTTGATAGAGAATCGACCAGAAGCACTTCTTGGTATGGCCTCACCAATTCCCTCTATGTCAAAAAAGTTAAAAGCTTCTGAAAATGTTAAGTATTCTTGAATGATACGATATCCATCATAAACATTCTTAGGATAGGGTAAGAGCGCTTCTTTTTTATCAAAACCGACAAGAGAAAGCGCCTCTTTTTTCAAAGAGTAATTAGTATCATCATAATTAACGGTAATCTTGTCTAAATAGTGGTTAATCCATAAGTACATCATTTCAGCACTGTACTGATCACCACCGATATAAAACCTTAATGCATCTAAATCAATTTCCTTCGCGGTCAAATCACCATCAATTTCGAAAAAAAGCTCTACAACACTCGCCTCTCTGGTGTGCTGAGCTGTGATTTTTTCACATTCAATCGGGTACAAATCAACGTCTCTACAAGTTCGAAACTGACACGTTGTCCCACGGATTTGCTTGCTATTTAAACTGACCCCTGCATTGATTTTGTGCTTAACACTGACCCCCTCTTTTGGTTTGAATTTAATAACACTCAAACTTGGAACAGGTCTAAGGTAATTTGGCCAAAGCATGTTAATCATAGAGTGGGTTAACTCAGGGAACTCATCCTCTATTTTCTCCCTTAATCGTCCTGTCAGAAAGGCAAAACCCTCCAACAAGCGTTCAACATCAGGGTCAACATTGCGACCATGTAGATATCGTGACAACTGAGGATGAATTTCAGAAAACTCTTTTCCTTGTTCTCTCAGAAACTCTAATTCCTCTCTAAAATACTTTTCATGTGACACGATCAATACACCCTATACTTACGATCACCACCAAGTAGCAAACTGATTTTCACTTTTTCATGAAGCGCATTGCTATTTACATCGGCTTGAATTTGAAAACATAACTCTAGAGGGCTGCTTGAGTTGGTAACATTCTGAATTTGAATATTGCACAACCTAGGCTCATATTTATCCAGACACCCTTTAATCGCCAGTTTCACCCTTAATGAAAGGTCCATGGTTTCCAATAAAGCATCATTAAAATCAATCAAGCCAAGATCAGGTGAAGACAAAGCTTCACCTGATCTTGCATTCAAAATATTAGAAACATTTGATTTGATTGAATTCAGCACATCCATTGTATTTGGCCCTTCGGTCAAGGAGATCGGCTCTGCCTCACTCCCTAACCTATCTAAAAAGCCAATGCCAAATGCATTTTCTTCATCCATGAAACATCTCCATTATCAGATTTTACTGATCCAAACGACCGACAAGAGACAATTCGAAATTAGCACCCATGTATTTAAAGTGTGGTCGAACCGATAAAGAGACCTGATACCAACCTGGGTTCCCTTCAACATCAGACACTTCAATCTTAGCGCCACGAAGTGGGCGACGACTGCGAACATCCGCTGGCGGGTTTTCCTGGTCAGCAACATACTGCTTAATCCATGAATTTAGCTCACGCTCAAGATCTTGACGCTCTTTCCAAGCGCCAATTTGCTCTCTCTGCAACACTTTAACGTAGTGTGCCAAGCGATTGATAATCATCATGTAAGGTAACTGAGTACTTAAGCGGTAGTTCGTTTCAGCTTCTTTCCCTTCTTTGGTATTAGGAAAAATCTTAGGCTTTTGAACAGAGTTAGCAGAGAAAAAAGCGGCATTATCACTGCCTTTTCTCATAGTAAGAGCAATGAAACCTTCTTCCGCTAATTCAAACTCTTTTCTGTCAGTGACCAGTACCTCTGTTGGTATCTTGGTTTGCAATTCACCCATAGACTCGAAAACATGCACAGGTAAATCTTCAACCGCACCACCACTTTGCGGGCCAATAATGTTTGGACACCAACGGTATTTTGAAAAGCTGTCGGTTAATTTTGATGCAAATGCATACGCCGTATTACCCCACAAATAATGACTATGAGACTGACTAACATTCTCTTCATAGTTGAAAGATTTAATCGGGTTTTCAATAGGGTCATATGGAACACGCAGCAAGAAGCGTGGCGCAGTCAAACCAAGATAGCGAGCATCTTCTGACTCTCGCAATGAGCGCCATTTGGTGTATTTTGGACCGGCAAAGATAGAGCTCAAGTCTTTTAGGTTTGACATTTCTTCGAATGAATCCACGCCGAAGAACTCTGGACCAACACTTGAGATAAACGGAGCATGTGACATAGCACCCAACGACGCCATATATTGCAACAGTTTCATATCAGGGGAAGAAGGCGTAAAGGCATAGTTACCAATGATAGCGCCTGTTGGCTCACCACCGAATTGGCCATAACCTGAAGAATATACATGCTTATACAGACCACTTTGCGTTGTTTCAGGTGCAAATTCAAAGTCTTCAAGCAACTCGTCTTTTGTCACATGAATCAACTCAATTTTGTTGTTCTCTCTGAAATCCGTGCGATCAACCAGTAACTTAAGGCCTCGCCATGCAGATTCCATTTGCTGGATGGATTCATCATGTAAAATCTCATCCATCTGAGCACTGATTTTTCGATCCAATTCGATCAACATTTGATCGACAAGATTTTTATTAACAGGCTCATCAGTCTGATTAGAACTCAAAAGATTACTAATAAAAGCGGCCACGCCTTTTTTAGCAACATCGTAGCCTTCTTCATTCGGCGCAATCTTAGTTTGCGCCATAATCTCATCTAATAAATTGCCATTGATTTGTTCACTGGCAATACCTTCCATAGCTGTATTATTTGTAGACATGTTTCTTCTCTGTAAGCAAGTTATAAAATAGTTACTCAGACGGCTGATCTTGGTCAGCATTTTCTTCATTCACAAGATTGAGTTCTGCAAGCAGCTGTTCTCTGCTTGAATCAGATGACAACATTGATTGAAGGCTATTACGAAATGCAGCGACATTCCCTAAAGGCCCTTTTAATGCAACCAAAGCTTCTCTTAATTCAATCAGTTTTTTCAGCTCTGGCACTTGAGCAGCGATGGAATCTGGAGAAAAATCAGCAAGACTTGAAAATTCAAGATCTACCGCAATATCGCCACCTTTATCATCCAACTCGTTGCTAACAGAGGTTTTAAGATTCAAATTACTTTCGCGCATTACCGCTTCGAAGTTATCTTTATCAATGGAAATACTTTTCCGTTCTTCTAAAGGCGTTTCTTCTGGATGGCCTTTAAAATCACCGACAACCAAAGTTTTCAATGGCAATTCAACTTCAGCTTGAGCATCACCCGTTGCTGGTATGTATTTAATATTAATTCGCTCTTTAGGAGCGACGCTTCCTTCTTTTGACATTTTCAATCTCCATTTCAATTCATTTCAAAAGATAAAAATAACTAAATAGTTATATCTGCTTTCCACTAGGGGCATCAATTTAGGCTATAGACATAACCATCATCAAACCAATAATAATCTGAGGATACGGGTTTCTTAATTCCATCTTTTAACGCATGAAATTTTTCATCCGAATTCGCCAACTGCTTTTCATCTAAGCGCCCTACAACTTCTTCTAACTCAACTAACATAGTTTCATATAACGAAGAAAATCTGTCCGTACCTGCATAGGTAAAATAAAGGTCATAATACGACTTTGACTCAACTAAATTTAATGCGATCCCTTTATAGGTTTCACTGTTACCCGATAAAACCCTCGCAACTGTTGCGATTGAAGCTAACTCGCCTTTATTGGCCGACTTTACAAGCCACTCAAAAGATTCATCCTCTCTTTTCAAGCTCTCAAGTACATCCACAAGCCTCTTTATAGCGGGTAAATAGCCCGTATTGGCGCCCTTAATATAAAACTCTAATGCGGAGTTCAGCCTACTGTAATCAAAGAAATAGAAACCTTCTCCATTTCGAATATGATCGGCTTTAATCATTAAAGCGACAGGGTTCAATTGCTCAATGGCTTTTTCTAGATAGAGGTTTGCTTTTTCAGCATCAAGCTTTTGAAAATATAGGAAGTAACCTAGATAGGCTGAAGATGCATTTTCAGCCTCAAGGTTTTCTAGTAAATTGAAGTATTTTTTAGACCAAAATGTTTGCTTACCTTGGTCGCTTCTATAAGCTAAATATTGTACGGCACCAAGATCATTATGCTTTGCCGCCGATTCTATATAGTCATTTACAGTATGACTTGTGCGGATAGTCTTTTGATAACCTTGTAGTTCTAATGCATATAAAAACGCAGCAGAGGAATCACCTTGATCAGCGGCAAATTTCAAATACTCTCTTGCCAATCGGTTTTTATACTGAGCACGCAATGTTCTGCCGCGCTCATAGGCATCAGCCACACTAATGCCATCATCAAAAAAAGAAGTTGAAGCAAGAACCGCCTCACTGGAAGCTAAAATAGCAAGGAGCAATACACACTTAATAACATAGCAACAACGGAGACAAAAAATATTAAACACAAAAAAGCCTCTACAACGAAACGCGTAAAAATGAAGTACAAACGTTCCGGAGATTAAAGTGGCTTAAAGGCCTATAACATAATGAGGGAAAAAGTGACTAGATCAGGATAGAGAGCAAAACAGTAAAATCAAATTACTGCTCTAATATACCGAAAACCTTTTACAGGCTTGAAACCTTCCATGTTATAAACATTTTGCACCACACAAAACATTACAATCCATACAAAATCCTTTTTTGCTGCTACAGCATCGTAAAACAACGCAATGCCGCACTCCATTCCTTAGATGCTTGGATTCTGACACAAGCTTTCTGAGAAAAAAACCCTAAAATGTAATTTTTTGTAGTCGGGCTGGAAATCTATTACAAATATGCTAGGGAAGGTACGAATAAGTTTACTAAGCCTCAGTCTTTCAGAGAAATTGTCAAATAAGGCGCGACTCTGAAGGCATGTAGGTACCCTTCAAAGAGTCGCAACGCAGTAGGACGTTTTCTCTGAAAGACCCGTAGGGCAAGGTCTAAAAGCCTGTATTCTTTGTTGAGCACCTCGCCAATAGGCCAACTATTCACATTCGGCACTCGCCTCGAATAACAGGTTTTTATCCACATGCTGAGGCAAGAGGACTTGTTCGCACCTTCCCTAGCCACTTTTAAATAAAGCGTCATCCAAGACAGTTTCACCATTCCCATTTTGTTTATTTTAATTTATATTCGCACCCGTTCTCGATAATCAAAAGTGACGTCATTCAGGATGAAGTTAATGAAAGCACAGACAAAATGGACAATACCTGCAGTAATATTATGCTCTCTGGCTTTACAAGCCTGCTCGATTTTCTCCCCCTATACGTCTCATTTTCAAGGCATAAAAGAGCGACTTCAAGAAGGTCAGGAAATTAATGCCCCTATCAACGAAAATCTAGACACTTACCTACACCAATCCGTACAAAACAACTCTTTTAAAGAAGTTAAATACCTACTTAATAACGGAGCAAATCCAAACCTAGCAAACAAGCAAGGACGACTCCCAATTCATTTATTAAACACCAAGAAAACACTCACATCAGATGAACAACAAGCCAATATTCTTTCCATTCTGGCTAAATTTGGCGCCGACATAAACACCAAAGGCATCGATCAAAAAACACCTATTATTGAAGCCATTATTAACAACAAACCACTCAGTGTTGAAACATTATTAGAATACCAAGCTGACATTGAAAAAACCTATCAATCTAACACCCCACTAATGCTTGCCGTTCAAACAGGCAATATAACCATAGTCAACGACCTACTCTCAAAACATCAGAAATTTAACAGGCAAAATAACGCCAATCATACAGCCATGCATTTTACGGCTCTTGCAGAAACAAAAGGGACAGATAAAGAGCTTGCAAAAATAGCCAAAAAACTCCTTAAATCTGGCGTTAAAATTCAAGAATCCTATCAAAAAGACATCATTAACGAGGCCATTAAAAACCACAGACCGCTCGTTGCCAGAGTGTTAATGGAAGCAAGCGAAACACGCTTTACGCCTAATCGAGACCTTTTCTCTCCACTCATGGATGCCGTGTACACAGGCGACTTAAGCCTTGTAAAAAGCATTTTAAAACAAGACGTCGATGTGAATTTCAAAGACTCGAAAGGCTGGACTGCACTGCTTCTTTCCAGCCACAAAAGCAGTGAAAATGAAGACGACCAACAAACCAGCATCATAAAACGTCTGATTAAGTCTGGCGCAACATTAGACACCTTAAACAAAGAAAATAACTCGGCCCTCAATATGGCAATTGAAAGCGGTCGATATGACATTGCCGACATGCTCATCGAGGAACACATTAATACCAATTTAAAAAATATTGACGGCGAAACAGCCTTAATTAAAGCCATTCAAGTCAACAATATCGAACTCGTCGAGCAACTTATATCAGCAGAGAGCATACATACAACAGACGCACACCTTTGGACCCCACTGCATTTTTCAGTTGCTCACCCTGACACTCAGGAAAAGACAGAAGAAACCTCCATTACCGAGTTCCTCTTATCGCTGAACGCAAACCTAAATGCTCAAAATGATCAAGGCGAAACCCCTCTCCACACCGCGATAAAACATAGCGCAACAAATGATGCCATTTTACTACTAGAACAGGGTGCAGACACATCCATTCAAGATAACAATGGTGTCACACCACTCATGCTGGCCGCCCAAGCAAACAACCTAGTGCTTATCAAAAGGCTCATCACAACCAAACAAGACATCAACACACAAGACTCCTACGGCAAAACAGCATTGCATTATGCAACCCTGAAAAAATCCGCTCGCAATGATTACACCCAAGCACAGATAGTGAAACTGCTAATCAATGCTGGTGCCAACCCAAACCTGCAAGACAAAAACCTATCAACGCCGCTACACTTGTCGGTAAAATACAACTTACTTCACACCACCAACGCGCTTACCAAAGCAGACACCATTCCCGACATCAAAGACAATCAAGGCAATACAGCACTCATTACTGCGGTACAAAATGGTAACTACCCCATTGTGAAGATCTTAGCCCAGCAAGTATCAGGGCTTGATTTCAAACAAAATAATGGCTGGGCCGCCATCCACTTCACTGCTCACCCTGACAGCAAAGGCAACAAAGCCACCCAAGCTAAAATTGCCCAAGCCCTGATAAAAGCCGGCGCCAACATTAATATTCAAATACCAACAGGAGAAACCCCACTTAGCATTGCCATTGGTAACGATCAAGGGCTAGTCACCCAAGCCCTCATAGAAGCTGGGGCCAGAATGGACATTGTCGATAACAATGGTTGGACCCCACTCATGTTCGCCGTTTACCTAGGCAAACTGGACTCGCTAAAACAAGCGCTCAAGGTGGCAAAAAATTTAAACATCAAAAACAAAGATGGCATGACCGCCCTACACCTTACAACCAACCCAAGCAGCTTTGGCGGAACCCAAGTACAAGCACAAATAGCAAAGCTGCTCATTAGCAAAGGCGCTGACGTAAACGCCAGAGCTTCAGACGGCTCCACCCCCCTTCACTTTGCGGCCAGCAACAACATGCCTGAAATCATCAAGATTCTTCTATCCGCAAATGCCTCTCAGACCATCAAAAATTTCAAAGGCTGGACAGCAAAAGACGAAGCGCTAAAAACAAACAGCACTCAAGCCCTTAACCTTCTTAACTAACTTCCTCCCCCCACCCAATCAGCACGAGCAAAACTCCGCCCAGCAAGCAAAAAACCGCCTAAGATTAAGGCGATAAATTGCTTAATCGACTTGTTGATTTTTAACATACTGATTTATATAGATATTTTTTCTGGCATTGGATTTGCTATAGAAAGATAAGTGTTTATGACACTTTTCAATCTTTTATTACTTATAAGGAATTAGATTATGCCAACGCCGTGTTATATTTCGATTCAAGGGGAAACACAGGGACTGATTACTGCTGGTGCCATGACAGTGGATTCTACTGGTGAAATCGGTTTGGAAGGTCACGAAGATGAAATGCTAGTACAACAGTTCTTGCATAATGTCACCGTACCAACGAACCCACAATCAGGTAGCCCATCTGGTAAACGTGTTCACAAACCGTTTAAATTCACCGTGGCTCTAAACAAAGCCGTACCATTACTTTACAACGCCTTGTCTGCCGGTGAAAAACTGTCAAATGTGGAATTGAAATGGTACCGCACGTCTTCTGAAGGCAAGCAAGAAAACTTCTTCACAACCTCATTAGAAGGTGCTGTGATTGTGGACATCGAATGCGAAATGCCACACTGCCTAGACCCATCTAATGAGTCTTTCACACAGAACTTAACAGTATCCCTTGCGTATCGTAAAATCACTTGGGATCATGTTTCTTCTGGAACATCTGGTGCGGATGATTGGACTCAACCAATCGAAGCCTAACGCTTCGTATTATTTTCGATGACACATCGTTAATATGAACGAAATGAAGTCGCCAACTGAGCTTGGCGACTTTTCTATGGAATAGCAGTAACACAAGGAACGTAATATGGCGACGTTAATGTTTAAGCTGGCCGTTGACGGCCTCGATGAGAACACCTTGCTGGTACGAGAGTACCGAGGCCAAGACTCTCTCTCGGATTCCACATTAGACGATGGAACCACTTGCTATGGGTTCCGTTATCAACTGAACTTAGCCAGTCGTCGTATGGACTTGTCTGCGGACAACATCGTCGACAAGCAAGCGGAATTAACCGTCTGGCGTGATGGTGAACTGGTTCACCGAGTGCATGGTATCGTCCGCCACTTTGAAAAAGGCGACACCGGCCACAACTACACCTTTTACGGCTTGACCCTAGTGCCCGCGTTAGAGCGACTGTCGTTACGCCATAACAGCCGCATCTTCCAAAAACAAAGCGCCAAAGACATCCTCACCCAATTGATCACCGACATGGACATGCCGGCCCCCGTGTTCACCTTGGAAAACGAAGAACCAAAAGAACGGGAGTTCTGCGTTCAATACCGTGAAACCGATGCCGACTTCCTACATCGATTGGCCGCCGAAGAAGGCTGGGTCTATTACTTTAGCCACGAAGCAGGCAAACACACCTTACACTTCATCGACAAGAGCCAAGCTTTAGCCGTACAAGACGACGCCATTGCCTACCATTTACTCACCGCTGGGGTCTCCGAAACCCCTTACATCAAAGCGCTCAGTGAACACAAACAATCCCTACCCAGTCAGTCGACCTTAAAAGACTACAGCTTCAAGCAACCGGGTTACGCCGCCTTGAATCAGCACACAGGGACCAACCTAGAACATCAACTGAGCCTCTACGAACACTTTGATGCCCCAGGCCGTTTTAAAGACAACGCCACTGGCCAACGTTTTGCCCGCATCCGTTTAGAATACTTGCGCCGTCGTGCTCACCTGTTGACCGGTGATAGCGACGCCTCAGCGATCCTCGTTGGCCGCAAAATACGCATTGCCGGTCACTTCGACGCCAGCATCCAAGACAACAGCTGGATCCCAGTTCAAGTCGAACACCATGGCACCCAACCACAAGTCCTCGAAGAAGAAGGGGGCGAAGGTCAGACCAGCTACCAAAACCACTTTACCCTGATCCCGGGCCAAGTGAACTGGCAGGCAACCCCACAACCGCAACCCAGTGTCGATGGCCCCATGATGGCCACCGTCGTCGGTCCAGCGGCCAACGATGGCGATACCCCAGAAGAAATCTACTGTGACGAACACGGTCGAGTGAAAATCCAATTTGCTTGGGACCGTTACGGACAAAAAGACGACTTCAGCTCCTGCTGGGTCCAAGTCTCCCAAAGCTGGGCGGGCAGCCAATACGGCACCATCGCCCTGCCTCGCATTGGTACCGACGTCATCGTCAGCTTCCTTAACGGTGACCCAGACCAACCCATTATTACCGGTCGAACCTACAACGCTGACAACTTACCGCCTTACGCCTTACCGGCGAACAAAACCAAAACCGTGTGGCGCAGCCAAACCCACCAAGGGGAGGGGTTTAACGAAATCAGCTTCGAAGACCAAGTGGGCCAAGAACAAGTCTACCTGCACGCCCAAAAAGACCTGCAAACCGACGTCTTAAATGACCAGACCACCAGCATAGGTAACGACCAACACCTGAGTGTGGTCAATGACAGCTTCAGTGAAGTGAAAAACAACCAGCACATCACGGTCAAAGGGGAACGTCGAAGCAAGGTCACCTTAGACCAAACCCACATAGTCGAAGGCAGCTTACAGCAGCAGGTCGGTGAGATCGCCGTGACCGAAGCTGGAACAGAATTGCACCTCAAAACGGACGGTAATGTGGTACTGGATGCTGGCCCCCTATTCACCCTGAAATCCGGCGATAACTTCATCACCATCGACGAAAACGGCATCAATGTCGTAGGCGCCATTATCAAGGTCAACACTGGCGGTGCTGCATTAGAAGGCAGCGGTTTTGCAGGGGTGTTGCCCGAATTACCAATCGGCGCTGAATTAGCGGAGCCGTCAGAAGCCTCCACAGTAGAACCAACGCCAGCGTTAAAACAAAAATTGCTAGAAGACCAGCTGCAAGATCAACCCGTAACCGAACTGTGTCAGAAGCAGCTTGATAACACCTGCCCTCTTAGCGATTGTCCTTGTGGGAACTACCGAGCATGATAGCGTCAGAGACCTTTAGCTTAACGTCTGAACCATTCGAAGTAGATGTAGAGCATTACCTAATAGTAAATAGTGTTCCCGTTAGTACGCCTCCTTTACTCGCAGACATTCAACGGCACAGTGATACAAGTGACTATGTTGCTCTCTACCATAAGA
Coding sequences within it:
- the tssF gene encoding type VI secretion system baseplate subunit TssF, coding for MSHEKYFREELEFLREQGKEFSEIHPQLSRYLHGRNVDPDVERLLEGFAFLTGRLREKIEDEFPELTHSMINMLWPNYLRPVPSLSVIKFKPKEGVSVKHKINAGVSLNSKQIRGTTCQFRTCRDVDLYPIECEKITAQHTREASVVELFFEIDGDLTAKEIDLDALRFYIGGDQYSAEMMYLWINHYLDKITVNYDDTNYSLKKEALSLVGFDKKEALLPYPKNVYDGYRIIQEYLTFSEAFNFFDIEGIGEAIPRSASGRFSIKLHFNKTIDTGVKVSEELFQLYCTPIINLFDHDADPIDLTGLKTEYKIIPSSVSPNHYEIFSINEVAGWQHSKNSESRVKSGKRVYSEFESFQHEVERVRNREALYYRARVKESIKKDGFDRHISFIRGDESNAYNFDEAVSIKLTCTNRQLPVELGLKDICITTDSSPTFATFENIVIPTAPLRPVLDGSLLWTLISNLSLNYLSLLSKDALSSILRAYDFKALVNRQAEKISKQRLNGILSVETEPTDRIIYGMAVRGLRSTIELDLDYFSSEGSLYQFGTILSRFFSLYASINSFHELVVINSKNREVYTWGIQDGIQPLI
- the tssE gene encoding type VI secretion system baseplate subunit TssE, which produces MDEENAFGIGFLDRLGSEAEPISLTEGPNTMDVLNSIKSNVSNILNARSGEALSSPDLGLIDFNDALLETMDLSLRVKLAIKGCLDKYEPRLCNIQIQNVTNSSSPLELCFQIQADVNSNALHEKVKISLLLGGDRKYRVY
- the tssC gene encoding type VI secretion system contractile sheath large subunit; this encodes MSTNNTAMEGIASEQINGNLLDEIMAQTKIAPNEEGYDVAKKGVAAFISNLLSSNQTDEPVNKNLVDQMLIELDRKISAQMDEILHDESIQQMESAWRGLKLLVDRTDFRENNKIELIHVTKDELLEDFEFAPETTQSGLYKHVYSSGYGQFGGEPTGAIIGNYAFTPSSPDMKLLQYMASLGAMSHAPFISSVGPEFFGVDSFEEMSNLKDLSSIFAGPKYTKWRSLRESEDARYLGLTAPRFLLRVPYDPIENPIKSFNYEENVSQSHSHYLWGNTAYAFASKLTDSFSKYRWCPNIIGPQSGGAVEDLPVHVFESMGELQTKIPTEVLVTDRKEFELAEEGFIALTMRKGSDNAAFFSANSVQKPKIFPNTKEGKEAETNYRLSTQLPYMMIINRLAHYVKVLQREQIGAWKERQDLERELNSWIKQYVADQENPPADVRSRRPLRGAKIEVSDVEGNPGWYQVSLSVRPHFKYMGANFELSLVGRLDQ
- the tssB gene encoding type VI secretion system contractile sheath small subunit; its protein translation is MSKEGSVAPKERINIKYIPATGDAQAEVELPLKTLVVGDFKGHPEETPLEERKSISIDKDNFEAVMRESNLNLKTSVSNELDDKGGDIAVDLEFSSLADFSPDSIAAQVPELKKLIELREALVALKGPLGNVAAFRNSLQSMLSSDSSREQLLAELNLVNEENADQDQPSE
- a CDS encoding ankyrin repeat domain-containing protein, whose product is MKAQTKWTIPAVILCSLALQACSIFSPYTSHFQGIKERLQEGQEINAPINENLDTYLHQSVQNNSFKEVKYLLNNGANPNLANKQGRLPIHLLNTKKTLTSDEQQANILSILAKFGADINTKGIDQKTPIIEAIINNKPLSVETLLEYQADIEKTYQSNTPLMLAVQTGNITIVNDLLSKHQKFNRQNNANHTAMHFTALAETKGTDKELAKIAKKLLKSGVKIQESYQKDIINEAIKNHRPLVARVLMEASETRFTPNRDLFSPLMDAVYTGDLSLVKSILKQDVDVNFKDSKGWTALLLSSHKSSENEDDQQTSIIKRLIKSGATLDTLNKENNSALNMAIESGRYDIADMLIEEHINTNLKNIDGETALIKAIQVNNIELVEQLISAESIHTTDAHLWTPLHFSVAHPDTQEKTEETSITEFLLSLNANLNAQNDQGETPLHTAIKHSATNDAILLLEQGADTSIQDNNGVTPLMLAAQANNLVLIKRLITTKQDINTQDSYGKTALHYATLKKSARNDYTQAQIVKLLINAGANPNLQDKNLSTPLHLSVKYNLLHTTNALTKADTIPDIKDNQGNTALITAVQNGNYPIVKILAQQVSGLDFKQNNGWAAIHFTAHPDSKGNKATQAKIAQALIKAGANINIQIPTGETPLSIAIGNDQGLVTQALIEAGARMDIVDNNGWTPLMFAVYLGKLDSLKQALKVAKNLNIKNKDGMTALHLTTNPSSFGGTQVQAQIAKLLISKGADVNARASDGSTPLHFAASNNMPEIIKILLSANASQTIKNFKGWTAKDEALKTNSTQALNLLN
- a CDS encoding Hcp family type VI secretion system effector, which gives rise to MPTPCYISIQGETQGLITAGAMTVDSTGEIGLEGHEDEMLVQQFLHNVTVPTNPQSGSPSGKRVHKPFKFTVALNKAVPLLYNALSAGEKLSNVELKWYRTSSEGKQENFFTTSLEGAVIVDIECEMPHCLDPSNESFTQNLTVSLAYRKITWDHVSSGTSGADDWTQPIEA
- a CDS encoding type VI secretion system Vgr family protein, whose amino-acid sequence is MATLMFKLAVDGLDENTLLVREYRGQDSLSDSTLDDGTTCYGFRYQLNLASRRMDLSADNIVDKQAELTVWRDGELVHRVHGIVRHFEKGDTGHNYTFYGLTLVPALERLSLRHNSRIFQKQSAKDILTQLITDMDMPAPVFTLENEEPKEREFCVQYRETDADFLHRLAAEEGWVYYFSHEAGKHTLHFIDKSQALAVQDDAIAYHLLTAGVSETPYIKALSEHKQSLPSQSTLKDYSFKQPGYAALNQHTGTNLEHQLSLYEHFDAPGRFKDNATGQRFARIRLEYLRRRAHLLTGDSDASAILVGRKIRIAGHFDASIQDNSWIPVQVEHHGTQPQVLEEEGGEGQTSYQNHFTLIPGQVNWQATPQPQPSVDGPMMATVVGPAANDGDTPEEIYCDEHGRVKIQFAWDRYGQKDDFSSCWVQVSQSWAGSQYGTIALPRIGTDVIVSFLNGDPDQPIITGRTYNADNLPPYALPANKTKTVWRSQTHQGEGFNEISFEDQVGQEQVYLHAQKDLQTDVLNDQTTSIGNDQHLSVVNDSFSEVKNNQHITVKGERRSKVTLDQTHIVEGSLQQQVGEIAVTEAGTELHLKTDGNVVLDAGPLFTLKSGDNFITIDENGINVVGAIIKVNTGGAALEGSGFAGVLPELPIGAELAEPSEASTVEPTPALKQKLLEDQLQDQPVTELCQKQLDNTCPLSDCPCGNYRA